In Daucus carota subsp. sativus chromosome 4, DH1 v3.0, whole genome shotgun sequence, one DNA window encodes the following:
- the LOC135152243 gene encoding uncharacterized protein LOC135152243: MDAYSGYNQIPMFEPDQEHTSFITDRGLYCYIGMPFGLLNAGATYQRLANKMFKDQIGKTMEVYVDDMLVKSKEAYDHVTHLSEMFDILRDYVMKLNPQKCVFGVESGKFLGFIVNHRGIEANLAKIKALIEMRSPRNVKEAHKIEVRTPFPLRKVLHKPEASGRIMKWAVELGQFDIEYKPRTTIKGQALADFILEFPPTFEVEGMECVPEPQSSIAIPENCSSWWNLYVDGAVNGNGAGAGIVLVSPEGHKLQSSIHFDFKATNNDAEYEALIAGLKLALEMRVENMNVYSDSMLVVWHIRGGFQARGSHTDLYMRYAQELIGKFREIKLEQIPRSENADADALDKLGSQRDAHMLGVIPLEIQYQPSIPKIEVLDVEVDESDLWTTPIQEYIANGTLPADKDDARKLRYKAAQYATLYKDAHAFAKACDSCQRFSNTNKSPAVPLKALTSPWPFAVWGIDLIGELPKGKGGVKYAVVAVDYFTKWAEVEPLASITARKLVDFVYRAIVCRYGVPYKLISDNGKQFDSNEMRNFCEHLGIKKGFSAVCHPQSNDQTEVVNKIIKHTLKAKLEEKKGCWPEELPVVLWSYNTTPRSTTGKTPFTLTYGCEAMVPVEVGSGSLRRDNYDPENNEVNHRLYLDLIEEVRDTAQFRLAAYQQRTRKYFDKKVRARPLKTGDLVLRKMMPNMRVPAHGAFGAKWEGPYIIKIVLWEGTHHLTDMDGRLIPRA; this comes from the exons atggacgcctactcgggctacaatcaaATCCCCATGTttgagccagatcaggaacacacctccttcatcactgacagggggctttattgctatataggcatgccgtttggtttgctaaatgctggggctacatatcaaAGATTGGCcaacaagatgtttaaggaCCAGATTGGGAAAACAATGGaagtttatgtggatgacatgctagtcaaatcaaaggaagcttatgatcatgtgacacacttatcagagatgttcgacatactAAGGGATTACgtgatgaagttgaatccccaaaagtgcgtattcggggttgaatctGGCAAGTtcctgggcttcattgtcaatcacaggggaatcgaagctaaccttgcgaagatcaaggccttaattgaaatgaggtcgcctaggaatgtaaaagag GCCCACAAGATTGAAGTGCGAACGCCCTTCCCTCTCAGGAAAGTACTACACAAGCCCGAAGCCTCTGGAAGgatcatgaaatgggcagtcgagctaggCCAATTTGATATAGAGTACAAGCCAAGGACCACCATCAAGGGGCAAGCACTAGCCGACTTCATCTTAGAGTTTCCACCTACTTTTGAAGTTGAAGGTATGGAATGTGTACCTGAACCTCAGTCTTCAATAGCCATACCCGAGAATTGTTCCTCTTGGTGGAActtgtacgtcgatggggctgtcaatggaaatggggccggggctggcattgtccTAGTCAGcccggaaggccataagctgcaaagctccattcacttcgactttaaagccaccaacaatgacgcggagtatgaagccctaatagcggGGCTGAAGCTAGCCTTGGAGATGAGGGtagaaaatatgaatgtttacagtgattctatgctggtagtctggcacatccgaggaggcttccaagctaggggttCCCATACTGATCTCTATATGCGATATGCCCAGgaactaattgggaaattcagggaaatcaagctagagcaaataccaagatCTGAAAATGCAGATGCAGACGCCCTGGACAAgttaggctctcagagggatgcacacatgcttggggtgatccccctcgaaatccagtatcagcctagcatccccaagATTGAAGTCCTAGATGTTGAGGTCGATGAGTCTGACCTgtggacaaccccaatccaggaatacatagccaacggaaccctaCCTGCAGACAAGGATGATGCCAGAAAATTGAGATACAAGGCAGCCCAATAT GCTACCCTCtacaaggatgctcatgccttcgccaaggcctgtgacagctgccaaaggttctctaatacGAATAAGAGCCCAGCGGTACCCCTAAAGGCCTTGACAAGCCCCTGGCCatttgctgtttggggtatagatctgattggtgaattacccaAAGGAAAAGGTGGGGTGAAATACGCAGTCGTGGCTGTAGactactttactaaatgggctgagGTTGAACCCTTGGCTTCCATCACTGCGaggaagttggtagacttcgtttatcgtgcaatcgtctgtcgatacggggtaccctacaagctcatatcagacaatgggaagcAGTTTGATAGCAATGAAATGAGGAATTTCTGTGAacaccttggcataaagaaaggcttttccgcggtgtgccaccctcagagTAACGATCAGACGGAGGTCGTAAACAAGATTATTAAGCACACACTGAAAGCCAAActggaagagaaaaagggatgttGGCCGGAAGAACTTCCAgtggtgttgtggtcttacaataccactccaaggtctaccactggcaaaaccccgttcaccctaacatacgggtgtgaagccatggttcctgTGGAAGTTGGATCAGGGTCCcttcgaagggataactatgatcctgagaataatgaagtcaaccacaggctctaccTTGACCTGATTGAAGAAGTAAGGGATACGGCTCAGTTCAGACTTGCcgcatatcaacagaggacccgtaaatattttgataagaaagtgagggctcgacccctcaaaacgggagacctggTTCTAAggaaaatgatgcctaacatgagggttcccgctcatggggccttcggtgcaaagtgggaaggcccatatattATCAAGATAGTGCTCTGGGAAGGTACCCACCACCTTACAGACATGGacggaagactcataccacgggcatga